In a genomic window of Magnolia sinica isolate HGM2019 chromosome 16, MsV1, whole genome shotgun sequence:
- the LOC131228564 gene encoding cytochrome b561 and DOMON domain-containing protein At5g47530, which yields MEISYKPILFFCLLISLFLPSYSQCSYTFSNRIFQSCSALPVLNANLHWTYTASNNSIQIAYRATQSTGRWIAWAINPTSTRMQGSQALVAFQHSNGTMVAYTTPINTMSPTMLPGPLSFPVTSIAAEHVGGQMIIYATVTLPSNSLTINQVWQEGPVSSDVPQIHPTSGNNVRSMGTLNLQSGGTTAAGGVVRIRRKNAHGVLAAISWGTLMPIGIIIARYLKVFKAADPAWFYLHAACQTSAYIVGVAAWGTGLKLGSESAGVKYGPHRNIGIALFCLGTLQVFALLLRPKKDHKYRLYWNIYHHATGYTVIILSIVNIFKGFDILEPEKKWKRAYIGILIALGAIALVLEAITWPIVIKRKKEDSEKSHHGANGVNGYGVRHQGA from the exons ATGGAGATTTCCTACAAACCCATCCTCTTCTTCTGCCTTTTGATTTCTCTTTTCCTCCCTTCCTACTCGCAATGCAGCTACACCTTCAGCAACCGTATCTTCCAATCCTGCAGCGCTCTTCCCGTCCTCAACGCTAATCTCCACTGGACTTACACAGCTTCAAACAACAGCATCCAGATCGCTTACCGGGCCACCCAATCCACCGGCAGATGGATCGCCTGGGCAATCAACCCGACCTCGACCCGGATGCAAGGCTCGCAGGCTCTCGTCGCCTTCCAGCACTCGAACGGGACCATGGTAGCCTACACAACGCCGATCAACACCATGAGTCCTACGATGCTGCCAGGTCCTCTGAGCTTCCCAGTGACGAGCATCGCCGCCGAGCACGTTGGTGGCCAGATGATCATCTATGCCACTGTGACGCTGCCGTCTAACAGCCTGACCATCAATCAAGTGTGGCAAGAGGGGCCCGTCTCCAGCGATGTTCCACAGATTCATCCTACAAGTGGGAACAACGTTCGATCGATGGGGACCTTGAATCTTCAGTCAGGGGGGACGACTGCCGCAGGCGGGGTTGTAAGGATTCGACGCAAAAAT GCTCATGGAGTGTTGGCTGCAATCAGTTGGGGCACTTTGATGCCTATTGGTATCATCATAGCAAGGTACCTGAAGGTGTTTAAGGCAGCTGACCCGGCCTGGTTTTACCTCCACGCTGCTTGCCAGACCTCAGCCTACATCGTCGGTGTCGCCGCCTGGGGAACTGGCCTGAAACTCGGCAGCGAGTCTGCTGGGGTCAAATATGGCCCTCACCGTAACATTGGCATTGCCCTCTTCTGTCTAGGCACTCTACAG GTGTTTGCCTTGCTTCTGAGGCCGAAGAAGGACCACAAGTATCGTCTCTACTGGAACATCTACCACCATGCAACCGGATACACTGTGATCATCCTCAGCATTGTCAACATCTTCAAAGGCTTCGACATACTGGAGCCCGAGAAGAAGTGGAAGCGCGCATACATTGGCATCCTCATCGCATTGGGTGCGATCGCACTTGTTCTGGAAGCTATCACATGGCCCATTGTTATAAAGAGGAAGAAGGAGGACTCTGAGAAGTCCCACCATGGTGCGAATGGAGTGAATGGTTATGGTGTTAGGCACCAGGGAGCATAG